AATGGATCGGCGCTGAAGTCTGACCATAGGGCGGCGAGCGCGATCGGCATCGCCAGTACGATTCCCATCAAGGCTTCACCGGTGATCAGCCCGGCGGCAAAGAGCAACCCCCGCTGCGACGGCTCATGCCCTCCGCCCGTTCGCTTCCTGACCGAAGCTGCAATCACACCGCCTAAAAAAATAGCCGCCGAAAGTTTCATAGGCAAGTAGATCCCAAGCGCCACGGCCAGCACCGGGAACCGCATGGTACCGCCACGTAGTTCTTGCCGTCGATCCGCCAGAATGATCAATACTCCGATCACCGCTCCCAGCCCCACGAGAGGCCAGGGCAAGCCCGCGCCGAACACGCTTCGCGTCAGACCGGCCATCAACGTGGCCTGTGGCGCGCTGAGCGGATGGGGATGACTACTCGTCGGTTCTCCGATTCCATATTTCGCTTGTAAAAGCGAGAGGACTGGTACGAGTACCAGCGCGCCAGTTAGAACCCCAATGACTTGCATGACTTGTTGCTTCCACGGCGTCGCTCCGACGAGATGACCGGTCTTGAGATCTTGGAGATTGTCTCCGCCCATCGCGGCGGCGCAGCAGACGACTGTTCCGATCACCAACGCGGCAGCCGGTCCCGCCGGATTCCCGGCTCCCATGAAGAGCACGAGCAACAGAGCGGCGAGCATAATGGTGGCGATCGTTACGCCCGAGACGGGGTTGCTGGAACTTCCGACCATCCCCGCCATATACGCGGCGACTGAGGAGAAGAGAAAGGCGGCCAGCGCCATCACGATCGTCATCAGTACAGCGAGAAGGGGACTGCCCACGACCGTCGAATAGATCCAGGCCATTGGCAGGAGCGACAGGACGAACGGCACGACGATCCACAGGAACGATGCATCCTGTTCTGTCCGTAACAATTCCCCCCTGTCTTCCTCTACTCCGGATGCTCGATAACTTGCTCTGAGCGTCTGGAGACTTTTCCAGACCGGCTCACGCAGGTTCGTGAGCGTCCACAACCCTCCGGTCAGCATGGCTCCGATGCCGACGTACCGAATCTGTCCGCTCCAGATCGATATCGCCGCCGCCAGTCCTGTCCGATCAGGCGGCAGCCCATGGATGAGTCCGTACGCGGGCATCAGGATCACCCATCCGATGATTCCTCCGAGAAAGACCACCGCGGCCGTCTCGAGACCGATGATGAAGCCGACCGCAAGCAGCGCCGACGAAAGATTGAGTCCTGCGTAGAACACCGTGCGCCCGACTTGCGCTGCCCCTTCCAACGATTCTGTCCACAATCGCAGGCCGCTCTCGCCGAACTTCACCAGGCCACCGAGCATTGCGGCTGAGAAGAGTGCCCAAGAATTCCCCCACGATTCCGTGGAGCCTGCCGCGCTCGGTTGAGCCGTGCCGATCTTGAGGACTTCAGCCGTCGCTACTCCTTCGGGAAACCGCAATCGTGCAGTGACAATCAGCGCTCGTCGCAAGGGAATGGTAAA
This is a stretch of genomic DNA from Nitrospira sp.. It encodes these proteins:
- a CDS encoding oligopeptide transporter, OPT family; its protein translation is MKDPPPVVPATVRVPEITVKAVVLSVVLAAVLAAANAYLGLFAGMTVSASIPAAVASMAILRLFRDSNILENNIVQTAASSGEALAAGVIFTIPALLLVGYWTEFNYWQTVLIATVGGVLGVLFTIPLRRALIVTARLRFPEGVATAEVLKIGTAQPSAAGSTESWGNSWALFSAAMLGGLVKFGESGLRLWTESLEGAAQVGRTVFYAGLNLSSALLAVGFIIGLETAAVVFLGGIIGWVILMPAYGLIHGLPPDRTGLAAAISIWSGQIRYVGIGAMLTGGLWTLTNLREPVWKSLQTLRASYRASGVEEDRGELLRTEQDASFLWIVVPFVLSLLPMAWIYSTVVGSPLLAVLMTIVMALAAFLFSSVAAYMAGMVGSSSNPVSGVTIATIMLAALLLVLFMGAGNPAGPAAALVIGTVVCCAAAMGGDNLQDLKTGHLVGATPWKQQVMQVIGVLTGALVLVPVLSLLQAKYGIGEPTSSHPHPLSAPQATLMAGLTRSVFGAGLPWPLVGLGAVIGVLIILADRRQELRGGTMRFPVLAVALGIYLPMKLSAAIFLGGVIAASVRKRTGGGHEPSQRGLLFAAGLITGEALMGIVLAMPIALAALWSDFSADPFTLFAVPPFDGWPGLGMMVLVGTLLYRVARRTVPKMSSL